A DNA window from Actinokineospora baliensis contains the following coding sequences:
- the hisI gene encoding phosphoribosyl-AMP cyclohydrolase translates to MTSLDPAIAGLLKRTADGLVCAVAQQRGTGEVLMVAWMNDEALHLTLTTRQATYFSRSRGELWVKGATSGNTQTVHDVRLDCDGDTVLLVVEQTGGACHTGDRTCFDAKPLLDVSPADR, encoded by the coding sequence GTGACCAGTCTTGACCCGGCGATCGCGGGGCTGCTCAAGCGCACCGCGGACGGCTTGGTGTGCGCGGTGGCGCAGCAGCGGGGGACCGGTGAGGTCCTGATGGTGGCGTGGATGAACGACGAGGCGCTGCACCTGACGCTGACCACCCGCCAGGCCACCTACTTCTCCCGCAGCCGCGGTGAGCTGTGGGTCAAGGGCGCCACCTCCGGCAACACCCAGACCGTGCACGACGTCCGCCTCGACTGCGACGGCGACACCGTGCTGCTGGTGGTCGAGCAGACCGGCGGCGCCTGCCACACCGGCGACCGCACCTGCTTCGACGCCAAGCCGCTGCTGGACGTCAGTCCAGCGGACCGGTGA
- the hisF gene encoding imidazole glycerol phosphate synthase subunit HisF, whose translation MPVAVRVIPCLDVDAGRVVKGVNFTDLVDAGDPVELAAAYDAEGADELTFLDVTASSSDRETTLDVVRRTAEQVFIPLTVGGGVRTVEDIDRLLRAGADKVGINTAAIARPEFLGEASRRYGAQCVVLSVDARRVPEGAQPTPSGFEVTTHGGRRGTGIDAVEWAERGQELGVGEILLNSMDADGTKAGFDLELIRLVRARVDVPLIASGGAGDLAHFPPAVAEGADAVLAASVFHFGQLRIGEVKDALRGAGVEVR comes from the coding sequence ATGCCAGTAGCGGTCCGTGTGATCCCCTGCCTCGACGTCGATGCTGGGCGGGTGGTGAAGGGGGTCAACTTCACCGACCTCGTCGACGCCGGGGACCCGGTCGAGCTCGCGGCGGCCTACGACGCCGAAGGGGCCGATGAGCTGACCTTCCTGGACGTCACGGCGTCCTCTTCGGACCGGGAGACCACGCTGGACGTGGTGCGCCGGACCGCGGAGCAGGTGTTCATCCCGCTGACCGTCGGCGGCGGCGTGCGCACCGTCGAGGACATCGACCGGCTGTTGCGCGCGGGCGCGGACAAGGTCGGCATCAACACCGCCGCCATCGCCCGCCCCGAGTTCCTCGGCGAGGCCTCCCGCCGCTACGGCGCCCAGTGCGTCGTGCTGTCGGTCGACGCCCGCCGGGTGCCGGAGGGGGCCCAGCCGACCCCGTCCGGGTTCGAGGTCACCACGCACGGCGGGCGCCGCGGCACCGGGATCGACGCCGTCGAGTGGGCCGAGAGGGGCCAGGAGCTGGGCGTCGGGGAGATCCTGCTCAACTCGATGGACGCCGACGGCACCAAGGCCGGGTTCGACCTCGAGCTGATCCGCCTGGTCCGGGCCAGGGTGGACGTCCCGCTGATCGCCAGCGGCGGCGCGGGGGACCTGGCGCACTTCCCGCCCGCGGTGGCCGAGGGCGCCGACGCGGTGCTGGCCGCCAGCGTGTTCCACTTCGGACAGTTGCGCATCGGCGAGGTGAAGGACGCGCTGCGCGGCGCCGGGGTCGAGGTCAGGTGA
- a CDS encoding TetR/AcrR family transcriptional regulator produces MTKSGRRPGPTETRAHILAAARAQFAAHGYQGATIRAIAAAAGVTPALVHHFFGSKDRVFSAALDLPINPDLIVATLLEGPRDQIPERLVRLFLGLWSAPESSKPLHALIRSVSTSEAAAMMFRQFLERAMLTKITQALGVPHLNATAAASQLVGMALVRYVVKVEPLASATDEEVVTLLSPVLRLYLLP; encoded by the coding sequence GTGACCAAGAGCGGCCGACGGCCCGGCCCCACCGAGACCCGCGCGCACATCCTCGCCGCCGCCCGTGCCCAGTTCGCCGCCCACGGCTACCAGGGCGCCACTATCCGCGCGATAGCCGCGGCGGCCGGCGTCACCCCGGCGCTGGTGCACCACTTCTTCGGCAGCAAGGACCGCGTTTTCTCGGCTGCATTGGACCTACCGATCAACCCAGACCTGATCGTCGCCACCCTGCTCGAAGGCCCCCGAGACCAGATCCCCGAACGCCTGGTCCGCCTGTTCTTGGGTCTGTGGTCGGCCCCGGAGTCGTCGAAGCCCCTGCACGCCCTGATCCGCTCGGTGTCCACCAGCGAGGCGGCGGCAATGATGTTCCGCCAGTTCCTGGAGCGGGCCATGCTCACCAAAATCACCCAAGCCCTCGGCGTCCCCCACCTCAACGCCACCGCCGCGGCCTCCCAACTGGTCGGCATGGCCCTGGTCCGCTACGTGGTGAAGGTCGAACCCCTGGCCTCCGCCACGGACGAGGAAGTAGTCACCCTCCTCTCCCCCGTTCTCCGCCTCTACCTACTCCCCTAG
- a CDS encoding ABC transporter ATP-binding protein, translated as MANSVVTVSGLRVVRGGRDVLRGVGFEIPRGSVTGLLGPSGCGKTTLMRAIVGVQLIAEGTVEVLGRPAGHPDLRSRIGYATQNPAVYADLTVAECLRYFAAVLGAPAADVDRVLAEVDLADRGGQLVGSLSGGQRGRASLAVALLGSPELLVLDEPTVGLDPVLREDLWDLFHRLAAAGTALVVSSHVMDEAARCDRLLFLREGVVLADDTPDGLRAETGQADLEQAFLRLARAAA; from the coding sequence ATGGCCAATTCTGTTGTCACCGTCTCCGGGCTGCGGGTCGTCCGCGGTGGCCGGGACGTGCTGCGCGGCGTGGGGTTCGAGATCCCGCGCGGCTCGGTCACCGGGCTCCTCGGCCCCAGTGGCTGCGGCAAGACCACCCTGATGCGCGCGATCGTGGGCGTGCAACTGATCGCCGAGGGCACCGTCGAGGTGCTGGGCAGGCCCGCGGGCCACCCGGACCTGCGCTCCCGCATCGGCTACGCCACCCAGAACCCCGCCGTCTACGCGGACCTGACCGTCGCCGAGTGCCTGCGCTACTTCGCCGCCGTCCTCGGCGCCCCCGCGGCCGACGTCGACCGGGTGCTCGCCGAGGTGGACCTCGCCGACCGGGGCGGCCAGCTGGTCGGCAGCCTCTCCGGTGGGCAGCGCGGGCGCGCGAGCCTGGCGGTGGCCCTGCTCGGCTCCCCCGAATTGCTGGTGCTCGACGAGCCGACGGTGGGTCTGGACCCGGTGCTGCGCGAGGACCTGTGGGACCTGTTCCACCGGCTCGCCGCCGCCGGGACGGCGTTGGTGGTCTCCAGCCACGTCATGGACGAGGCCGCGCGCTGCGACCGGCTGCTGTTCCTGCGCGAGGGCGTGGTCCTGGCCGACGACACCCCCGACGGTCTGCGGGCCGAGACCGGGCAGGCGGACCTGGAGCAGGCGTTCCTGCGGTTGGCGAGGGCGGCGGCATGA
- a CDS encoding ABC transporter permease, with protein MRATVTARRVLTQLRHDPRTIVMLLLVPTLLITLLRFVFNDEHAFSRTAPALLGVFPFVIMFLVASVTTLRERTTATLERLMTLPMGKLDLILGYAIAFGLIAAAQVGVATAVSVLWLGLDVVGSVWTLLLIAVLDALLGMALGLFVSAFATSEFQAIQFMPLFVLPQFLLCGLLQPRERMGWLLNWLSDVMPLSYAVDALSHVTRSAEFTGALAVDLAVVTGCVLAALALGAATLRHRSA; from the coding sequence ATGAGGGCGACCGTGACGGCGCGGCGGGTGCTGACCCAACTGCGCCACGACCCGCGCACCATCGTGATGCTGCTGCTGGTGCCGACCCTGCTGATCACCCTGCTGCGGTTCGTCTTCAACGACGAGCACGCCTTCAGCCGCACGGCGCCCGCGCTGCTCGGCGTCTTCCCGTTCGTGATCATGTTCCTGGTCGCGTCGGTGACCACGCTGCGCGAGCGCACCACCGCCACCCTCGAGCGGCTGATGACCCTGCCGATGGGCAAGCTGGACCTGATCCTGGGCTACGCCATCGCGTTCGGCCTCATCGCCGCGGCACAGGTCGGGGTCGCGACGGCGGTCAGCGTGCTGTGGCTGGGGCTCGACGTGGTCGGTTCGGTGTGGACACTGCTGCTGATCGCCGTGCTCGACGCGCTGCTCGGCATGGCACTGGGCCTGTTCGTCAGCGCGTTCGCGACCAGCGAGTTCCAGGCGATCCAGTTCATGCCACTGTTCGTGCTGCCCCAGTTCCTGCTGTGCGGGTTGCTGCAGCCGCGCGAACGGATGGGCTGGTTGCTGAACTGGCTCTCGGACGTGATGCCGCTGTCCTACGCGGTCGACGCGCTCAGCCACGTCACCCGCTCCGCCGAGTTCACCGGGGCGCTGGCGGTGGACCTGGCCGTGGTGACCGGGTGCGTGCTCGCGGCGCTGGCGCTCGGCGCGGCGACGCTGCGCCACAGGAGCGCCTGA
- a CDS encoding S1 family peptidase, translating into MRLLAALCAGLFIVLTAPTASAGQVLVGGDRVVIGGKVCVIGFNARTTAGARKIITTGACAGTTSPVGVVDAPPDSTSTPLVRTGPASTTVVKGATEAAIGAQVCRYGPTTGWRCGTVQAKNQTVNYPGGTVTGLTRTSMCVEPGDAGAPVLAGGQAQGVVVGGSGNCSAGGTSYFMPIRQVLSAYGLVLYTG; encoded by the coding sequence ATGCGGTTGCTGGCGGCGCTGTGCGCTGGGCTGTTCATCGTCCTCACCGCGCCGACGGCGTCGGCGGGGCAGGTCCTGGTCGGCGGCGACCGGGTGGTGATCGGCGGCAAGGTCTGCGTGATCGGGTTCAACGCCCGCACCACCGCGGGCGCCCGCAAGATCATCACCACCGGTGCGTGCGCGGGCACCACGAGCCCGGTCGGCGTGGTCGACGCGCCACCGGACTCGACGTCGACACCGTTGGTGCGCACCGGTCCCGCGTCGACGACCGTGGTGAAGGGCGCGACCGAGGCCGCGATCGGCGCGCAGGTGTGCCGCTACGGCCCGACCACCGGGTGGCGCTGCGGAACCGTGCAGGCCAAGAACCAGACGGTCAACTACCCCGGCGGGACGGTCACCGGTCTCACCAGGACGAGCATGTGCGTCGAGCCGGGTGACGCGGGTGCCCCGGTGCTGGCGGGCGGCCAGGCGCAGGGCGTGGTCGTCGGCGGCTCCGGCAACTGCTCTGCCGGTGGCACCAGCTACTTCATGCCGATCCGCCAGGTGCTGAGCGCCTATGGTCTGGTCCTCTACACCGGGTGA